In one Rutidosis leptorrhynchoides isolate AG116_Rl617_1_P2 chromosome 8, CSIRO_AGI_Rlap_v1, whole genome shotgun sequence genomic region, the following are encoded:
- the LOC139864652 gene encoding uncharacterized protein — MAREWVGNWEWTRNPGGQAAGDLRVLCDLLSHSNTSLDPQSRDSWKWLSGNNGVFKTKTLSDLIDSKVLHSNSSTLCTSHNNFVPKKVEVFVWRAKRGRLPVLLELDKRGVDLHSVRCQSCDNDLECIRHALLSFDKVWEVWKRLFDWWGVNLPPNVNLIELIEGRLGQFGSDLGEKLWQGMLWVSVYVIWKNRNEKIFKNKSWNVPVAVSDIQSKSFEWISKRCKTKSIDWHTWIYNPRSIA, encoded by the coding sequence ATGGCTCGGGAATGGGTAGGGAATTGGGAATGGACTCGAAACCCAGGGGGTCAGGCTGCTGGGGATCTACGGGTTTTATGTGACCTGCTGTCACACAGCAACACGTCGTTGGATCCTCAAAGTCGAGATTCATGGAAGTGGTTGTCGGGTAACAATGGTGTATTCAAAACAAAGACACTTTCGGACCTAATCGACTCTAAGGTTCTACATTCGAACTCGTCTACTTTATGTACTTCTCATAATAACTTTGTACCTAAAAAAGTAGAGGTGTTTGTTTGGAGAGCTAAAAGAGGTAGATTACCGGTACTTTTGGAATTAGATAAAAGGGGTGTTGACTTGCATTCGGTTCGTTGTCAATCATGTGACAATGATCTCGAGTGTATTAGGCACGCCCTTTTGTCTTTTGATAAGGTGTGGGAAGTCTGGAAAAGGCTCTTTGATTGGTGGGGTGTCAATCTTCCTCCGAATGTGAACCTTATTGAGCTTATTGAGGGGAGGTTGGGACAATTTGGTTCGGACTTGGGGGAAAAGTTGTGGCAAGGGATGCTTTGGGTAAGTGTGTATGTTATATGGAAAAACCGAAATGAGAAGATCTTCAAGAATAAAAGTTGGAACGTCCCGGTTGCGGTAAGTGACATTCAAAGCAAAAGCTTCGAGTGGATATCAAAAAGGTGCAAGACGAAGTCGATTGACTGGCATACTTGGATTTACAATCCTCGGTCCATCGCTTGA